The Ziziphus jujuba cultivar Dongzao chromosome 5, ASM3175591v1 genome segment ATATTAATGCAACCAAGTCCCCCCATATTGATACAAATGAATGAGAGTGAGAGCAGCACATCACAAGCTCATCCATTTTCATGCATCATCAACAACAGCACTGGGAATTCATTTATCCAATGAATAAAGATGGTTCCCTTGCTATCATCATAATTGGCCAATCCAAATCATGGAAAAGAATCATCAGACAAATTGGCTGTTTTGATTATGTCCCagagagaattaaaaaaaaaaaaaattgaaaaaagggtGTTTTGATATTCACAACATGTCCTACACAGAATGGATCAAGTAATAAGAGCTTTATCTCATTTCTTTAAGCTTCTCACAGAAGTGTTTATTCTCAGTTCAATGTCCTATATAAAAtggttttgaaatttgaatgaaATTAAACTATAATtcctatttgttttcttttcaactGCATGAAAATAGCCAGCACACAGTGTTAGCATTTGGGAGGGAAGCGAACACAAACCTACGACGAATATGCTCTGAAGTGAAACAGCTCCAATGAAGCTAACAATCAACAGAGAGAAAGCAACCTATTGCACAATCAGAAATGTTGTTAGAATGCTGAACGGAGATCTATCAAATTAGCATTTGCTTATGCACAAATCTAAATCAGACAATGGTTACAGGGGCCTAGGCTAGTAGCCCAACAACAACTCTTCTCTTCGTTAATTGTGATGGTGATTTGATGATGCACATAATTTATATGATTGGAATTGTAAATATGTAAACAAGCCCTTATCTTTTCCAATCAACAATTGGGCTAAACattcagtaaaaatattattaaaagaacTAGAAAAAATAACTCAAATTGATATACAAATTATTGTACATtactaaagaaaataaaaagttagaaGAAGAATGGCAAACACCTTGATGAAAAGTATCCAGTCATTTCCCTTGGCAagagattttaaaatatgaacaGCAGTATTCCAAGATGAAGCTACCGACATGGCAACTCTTTGGGACATCTCTTCTGATAAGTGGAAATGTGACCAGGAAAGTTTTTCAACTGTGAATCCTAATCTGCAGCAGTAAAAGTTCCATTTTATGGTCATTAACCTGTGCTTTGAGCCTAGCCAAATATGTATcgttaaacaaaaaaacacaaataactTCATATGGAGATTGGAGAGCCCTATTCTTCTACTTAATAGTCTCCCAAACATACAatcattaactttttttttgtttttttttgttggtaaataCAATCAGAAGTTGTTAATGCAATAATAGTCATCAAAGTCATAAGCAGAAGCTTTTCAAATGGTATATTGACATATCCTAGAAGAGAGTTTGCCATACATCTTTCCTGGTAAGATGGCATGGATGAACAAGAATATTATTGTCGCCAAGAGAAGCTTAGAAAGTGCAGTAATGATGGTAAATCCAGGTGCAATGAAGTTGTAGTAGATGGCAACCAGAACTAGCAATGCAATGAATGTCTGTTTTTTATCCTTCCAGAGCAATGTGTCAGCAACTGCGAAATGCAACAGCAGAAAAGGTGTTGGTTCATCaatgattttctttaaaaaaaaaaaaaaaaaaaaaaaaaattatttggataaGTAAAGCTATGAATTGTGTATACAGAAAATCAACTACAAGAAGGAAAGAAACCAGTGTTTAATTTCGCCAAAGAGCAACAGTGGGCTACACGTTCCATATTTTCATACACTAATAAATCAAAGTAACAATAAATAGCTCATGAATAACTCAGTGAAGCTCTGTGAGGCAGCATGCAGCATATGTTATAAGTCAAAAATCCTTTTATTGAAATAACCTGTTTTTCTCAggccaaaaagaaaacaaataatttccataGGCCAACCAGTGCCTTTCAACAACGAAAATGCTACTAGGCTACGGCAATGCGAGAGTTAGCTGTCAACTGAATGCTGCATCGACATGGCCCCTTCATAGATGTATTCTACAGCATTATCTAAAAACACTCCAAAAACATCTCCACGAGTATATCTTTTATGAATGCAGCATAACTAGAAATTCTAAAAAGTAGTGATATTAGTAGAATTCAATGATTCATACCCCTTCCACTTCCAAGATACATGGAAGCTTTAGAAGGTCCTTGTCTTTTAGGTTGAAGTTCAGCCCTCAAGTGTGAAAATGACTCAATCGTCCTCTTAATACCTTCctgcagaaaaaataaatcagaTGACAAATGGATTGGTAAGTGAAATTCTCGGTGTAGTAAGTAAATGTtcacttttccttttctttggaAGATAAAACAACCTGGAGTGGTAGGATAGGTGTGTAGCCAAGTTGATCGTTtgcttttgaacaattaaaagttCTACAGCAAGACAGAAGTCTAATTCTAGAAGGTGTCAATTGAGGAACCTTCATCCCATATGGGCCAAACAGCTTATATGTCCACTCAACCACATGAGCAATTGGCATCATAACAAAGGCAGGAATCTTTATTCTAGGCCTGCAAAACTACATAAATTCAGGCAAcaagttttttcttttgacaATTTGCACTGTATTTTATTCTCCCAACCCAATCAGAGAGTAAAAGATTAATACAGAAAACGTAATACGACATaccaaaaaaatgttaaataactGCTGCAGCaatgctaaaaaataaataagtaaagaagaagaacaaagcaAACCTATTCATTCATTTTCCCTTCCCCtacacataaaattaaaaataaaaaataaaaaaatcctcttttcttcttttacaaACTGAATGATCAAGATGTTTTAAGACTTATTCTCAGTTTCTATCATTATCAGAAATGGATGTATGTAaggaattaaagaaaaagaaagataccAATTCACCATAAGGATGTTAGATATTTCAAAACTAGAGGCTTAGACTCCCCTCGGAAATCTACTTTTATGAAAGTAAAACTCAGTgagaaattgtttttaaaaaaaataaataaataaattaaaaagaaaaaatccaaaattacaTCTTTCCAAAACAGTATGTATAAGAAATATGCATACCTTTCATAGCCAAGACCGCCCAGAATAAGCGACataaactcccaaaatttgataGGCTCCATATTTGTAATAAAATACGCCTGCAAACCATTCTCCATTTAGCAAGAGATGCCAAAACTGACTTCCAGTTTCCGTTTCCATGCCAAAACATTTATAAACACGATATGCTGTGTTTTTCAGAAAAATgctaataatagaaaatttaagGCAATGATTCAGTAGAATTGATCGAACTTCAAAATTTGAGatattaatatgcatatgtAATCAATTGCATTGAGTATCTGTCAAGATAACAAAATATAGtagagagggaaaaaagaagCTAGAAATCAAGTGCATGATCGAAGTGTAAGCAAAGAAACCCTCAGGGTCCAAAAGTCACACTCAGACAcactaaaactttattttaacagaaatacaaatataattggCGTCAATTTGAGAATAATTAAAATGGTACCTGTCCTGCAGCTTTTTCAGCTACCTTGCTTTCCGATGCAAGAGCCCGTTCGGCACATACATGGGCATGCGCCACATTTTCAACATAAGTGAAATCATACATGTTATTGCCATCACCAATAATGAACTGATAACATTTAAAGAGAACATAAAATTAATGATGGATTTCATTGAAGAATGCTATTACAGTTAACAATTGAAAGACAAAAGTATGTTTATGTACATAATTTCATGCACAAGCATACAGCTAACAAATATTTACCCTTCTTTAATCTTGTTTTCATCTATTTACCAACCATAGATAGGGCATACAAAGAAATGGAGATCCAATTATTTGATCAATAGTCAAGAGATCACATATACATTACTTTGATTGGCTATTCTTCATAACCAAGGCCTAATTTAGGACCTAACAATTTAAACACTATGGTTAAGATATttgtttatcattaataaaaaaaaagcaaaaaaagatgAAACATCAAAATTTACCTTTGATTTCCCAGCCCTGGCACTAGTAACTACAGATGGAACCAGTAACCTATCACCAGGTCCAAATATGCCGCTAGGGCGTAAGCAGCAAGTTAAAAGCCCATTAACACCATTTGACTTGATTACTAATGCCTCTCCTTCAGCTTTTGTTGCTGAGTAATAATCATTGTACTGAAATATTTGAACGGAACATAAAAGCCAGCCAAGGTAATAGCTATTACAGTCTATAATTGGGGATTCATTGTACTAAACTGTTTTAAAGGACATTATAACACAAAGATATGTAtgaaataagtaaaatttaaataaaaaacaagattCTCTGGGTGTCAAAATGGGAGATGAGCATATAAGCTGCTTTGTTTCAGTAGCACTCTGGGTGGTTTATTGAGGTACAAGTACCTTTTCTGGGTAAGGCACAGACTCATCCCCATTGACAATTCCATGAACCCCATCAAAGATCACACTAGCAGAGCTGGTATATATAAGTCTCTTTACTTTTAGTTCAATGCAAGCATCAATAACGTTCTTCGTTCCTGCAAACGAGAGCTGACTGGTAATCATTGAAAGAAACTCAATCCCACAAAAAACAACGACACAAAAAGCACAATGAAAAAGAATAGTAGACGCCAGTACGGTCCGTATTTCCCTACCATCCACATTGACTGAACGATGCAGCTGATAATTGTTAATGGATGAATTCGGAGCGGCCATGTGAAATACCACCTCAGCCCCTTGGCATGCTGCAGGaaccccagaaaaaaaaaaaaaaaagaaagaaaaaagtaaaatacatTTAACAATCCAATGGTGTTACTTAACACCGAAATTTTCCATTCGAAGACATTGATGGAAATGTGAGGTTTGACCTTTAAGAACTTGGTCTTTTTGGCGGAGATCGGCGGACACATACTGGGCACGGCCAGAGCGGAGAGCTTTGCCGAGGACTCCGTCTTCCTCTGCAGGTTCGAGATCAATGGTGGGACCCAAGTCGGCGATTCTTACGGAGAACATGTCGTACTTGATGAGCATCTCCACCAAATGCCGAGCTGCAAAGCCTCGTCCTCCAGTCACCACGCACCATTTCTCACCCTCGGCCATTTTTGGCACTTCCCcaattgcagaaaaaaaaacaaaaccaattaaaacgACGACTGATCTAAGCTCTTGTTCGGTGGTGGACTGCTTGAAATGGCCCCGGTTGGATCTGAGACTCAGAGACTTCAGAGAGTCTCCAATAGACCTGCCGGAATGCTGACAAGATACACGAGGGACAATGAAAGTCTAGCGTGAAGAATTTGGGAGGAAAATTTGTACTACCAACTCAACTAGGAAATTAGAATATATACTCacgaataaatttaaaaaataaaaataaagatgtttCAGTCTTTTAGCACTTCAACGCATAAAACCCAACGCGGCCCAACAGAATGTTGGGTGCGTTGTTGCCCCAGACCCGGGTCATCCCATAACCTTGCTCCAAGACCAAGACGTAAGCATGAATTGCCTTTTAAACCCATTTGTCTATCTGCAGCAGTCTTGCATTCAATCAAATTCCGAACCCTTTTGATGGGTATATGGAGAGGATTGAGTGgtcttaataataatttaagcaATGGAATTAAATGAAATAGATTTAAAActtaacttttattaaaaacaaattatatgagACAACTAGATTCAGTTTAAAATTAGtcaacaaataacaaaaagaacTGGTTCAATTATTCTATAATCATAAAACGAACCacgtttttactttttgtgtgtttttttttttcttttggtcaaaatttatcaaaaccTCTCTCCATTTTATTGTGTATatgttttttataaaaataaaaaaatttaaaaaaaaaaagagagagagaaattgaaaAGCCAATTACAGTCAGTTTTGCTGGTGCATATAGAATAGAACCAAtcaccaaaaatatttaaaccggGCTTTAAATTAACCCACAAACCGAGTGTTCCCTCCTACGGCCCACCCAAATACCCGcgtattaaataaataaataaaaattctgcaaaattatcattttccctcccaattccaattccaattcCATTTCTAAAGCAAAACCTTCGAAGTTCCGACTCCATTTCCATCTACTATCAAGTACCAGTCTCTACCCAAATACGCATCAGCTACCATGTCCTTCgaagacgacgacgacgacgattTCCAGATCCCTTTCTCCCAAACAATATCTTCTACTCCCAGAGTCGTATGCAGTAGCTCTCAGAAGAAACCCCTCCAGACCTCCAATCTTAACCACCGCCTTTCCAAAAAACCAAAGCCCTCTATCCCCAACTACGTTGGTAAAGAAAATGCTTTCTCGCTTCCCCTACAgaacaatttatcaaaaaatcagGATTCTAAATCTAGTTTGGATGTCAGAGAATGTTTCAAGTTTTCCGATGCAGCAGCAGATTGCAGCTTGGATTCATTACAATCGAGCTTTGATTGCCCAAGCCTTGCGGTGGCCGACGAGAATGTGAATGAATGTACCGTTAATTGTTCTGGGTATGTGGAGAAAAAAGGattattgaacaaaaatggtgGTTATTACCTCAATTCAATTGAGTCTAGGTTAATGGGGTCGCGAGGAGATTGCCGTTTCGATGTCGTTGGTAAGGATGGTTCCTCGGATGCAGGTTCTGAGGGGGAGCTCGATGCGTTGCTCAATTTGTGTTCGGCACTAGAAGAAGAGAGCGAAGATTATTTAATCGGCGAAAAAAGTGGAGATTTGGTTCAATGCCCTCTATGCGGGGTTGATATTTCGGATTTGAGTGAGGAGCAGAGGCAGCTCCATACCAATGATTGTCTAGACAAAGGGGAAGCTCAAGCTCAAGTTGTAAGTTccaattattatcatttttttttaattattattattattattgaaatttctaTTCATTTTCCATTATGGCAATGTGCGGTACGGTAATCTTATACTGAGTGACGCCGCCCAGCATCACATGTGGAGAATATATTTACACGCCTTTCCACATGTGAATACTTGTGTCGCCTCCCATCTTATATTGGCTACATTGCATGGTAGAGAATAAAAATGTCAACAttgtaagtatatatatatgataactaATCATGGGGATATGTTGAGTAGGTTGTTCAACATGAAGAAGAGGGACCTCAAGTTTCTGGCCAAGTTGTTGATGTTTCTCCTGTTGTAGAATGGCTACGTGGTCTGGGTTTAGCGAAGTATGGAGATGCATTTGTTCGAGAAGAGATTGACTGGGACACCTTGCAATGGCTGAAGGAAGAGGTATCAATCTTGAAAAGTTGTTGTATATTTGGTTGCTTTCAAATGGGTGTGATTTTTATGTGGTACATTGCGTTGGTAGTCTTTGTCTGCCTAATCGTTTGTTTTGTTACTGAATGTCAActgatttttgcattatttttggTGTTTTGTGAGTCTCAAGGATCTTTTTAGCATAGGCATCACTGCACTTGGTCCCAGGAAGAAGATTGTGCATGCTCTTTCTCAACTTAGAAATGCAAGTTTCAAAGCAATTGAAGCACATACAGAAGCTCAGGTGAGTGAACCTGCAAGGAATGTTGTTGAGACACCAAGTGATGTCCTTGAAGGGACAGTTGATGATGCCAGTAAAGCAGCACCAAACAAGTTGATAACAGACTATTTTCGAGGCTCTGCTAGTGAAAGGAAGAAACCTTGTACCAACTCTAGGGAACCACATGTGGTAACTAAAAAGTCATCCGGT includes the following:
- the LOC107420046 gene encoding 3beta-hydroxysteroid-dehydrogenase/decarboxylase; translated protein: MAEGEKWCVVTGGRGFAARHLVEMLIKYDMFSVRIADLGPTIDLEPAEEDGVLGKALRSGRAQYVSADLRQKDQVLKACQGAEVVFHMAAPNSSINNYQLHRSVNVDGTKNVIDACIELKVKRLIYTSSASVIFDGVHGIVNGDESVPYPEKYNDYYSATKAEGEALVIKSNGVNGLLTCCLRPSGIFGPGDRLLVPSVVTSARAGKSKFIIGDGNNMYDFTYVENVAHAHVCAERALASESKVAEKAAGQAYFITNMEPIKFWEFMSLILGGLGYERPRIKIPAFVMMPIAHVVEWTYKLFGPYGMKVPQLTPSRIRLLSCCRTFNCSKANDQLGYTPILPLQEGIKRTIESFSHLRAELQPKRQGPSKASMYLGSGRVADTLLWKDKKQTFIALLVLVAIYYNFIAPGFTIITALSKLLLATIIFLFIHAILPGKILGFTVEKLSWSHFHLSEEMSQRVAMSVASSWNTAVHILKSLAKGNDWILFIKVAFSLLIVSFIGAVSLQSIFVVGLPIAFLAFYVYEKKEEAIDAMLVETVSRGCKLKSDIVGKFCKSNKIE
- the LOC107420061 gene encoding DNA cross-link repair protein SNM1: MSFEDDDDDDFQIPFSQTISSTPRVVCSSSQKKPLQTSNLNHRLSKKPKPSIPNYVGKENAFSLPLQNNLSKNQDSKSSLDVRECFKFSDAAADCSLDSLQSSFDCPSLAVADENVNECTVNCSGYVEKKGLLNKNGGYYLNSIESRLMGSRGDCRFDVVGKDGSSDAGSEGELDALLNLCSALEEESEDYLIGEKSGDLVQCPLCGVDISDLSEEQRQLHTNDCLDKGEAQAQVVVQHEEEGPQVSGQVVDVSPVVEWLRGLGLAKYGDAFVREEIDWDTLQWLKEEDLFSIGITALGPRKKIVHALSQLRNASFKAIEAHTEAQVSEPARNVVETPSDVLEGTVDDASKAAPNKLITDYFRGSASERKKPCTNSREPHVVTKKSSGSGRKQAAVKSCVTNGKYRNPPLWCCIPGTPFRVDAFRYLRGDCSHWFLTHFHMDHYQGLTRSFCHGKIYCSSITAKLVNMKIGIPWDRLQVLPLSEKINIAGIGVTCLDANHCPGSIILLFEPPNGKAVLHTGDFRFSEDAGFMSVLQSFAVHTLILDTTYCNPQYDFPKKEAAIQFVIDAIQAESFNPKTLFLIGSYTIGKEQLFLEVARVLRKKVYVTAAKLRILKCLELPQEDMQWLTLNEQESHIHVVPLWTLASFKRIKHISNQYMGRFSLIVAFSPTGWSFGKGMKKSPGRKWQQGTIIRYEVPYSEHSSFTELKQFVKLLSPVNIIPSVNNNGQDSAKSMVSLLLS